From Arachis stenosperma cultivar V10309 chromosome 2, arast.V10309.gnm1.PFL2, whole genome shotgun sequence, one genomic window encodes:
- the LOC130963559 gene encoding uncharacterized protein LOC130963559 — protein MNIMRTENSLHESEKRSQEEEDLKDRSTKKVKMDATKEEGAPMEGVVEVILEEDSTMEGVQTESAENVEASNKSNEQNKGTKASYKDMVMANGLGDSLNPEEIVQMVSEDYESDFEKDRLAEEPLAPFNPKPVIEVSLEEYDECLPFMEKWVTRRWAKQSTINVTDLEENFFLIRFHAQEDYAYALFEGPWMIADHYLLVQRWRPLFFPHEMGIQKVVVWVRIPNLPAELYNRFFLGKLGNSLGTMLKIDGHTSIHSRGKFAQIFVEVDLRQQLVPSFSALGKDFRLEYKGLHLICFNCGRYGHRKDDCPELSISGTNAVSIPESSPSDLSEYSTDKRPEQPHAKEDQNQSQKGKERIESENLDANQENNGQDISKDTPQIMAIKD, from the exons ATGAACATCATGCGCACTGAAAATTCTCTGCACGAATCCGAAAAACGCTCACAAGAGGAGGAAGACCTAAAAGATAGGAGTACTAAGAAAGTGAAGATGGATGCAACAAAAGAGGAGGGTGCTCCCATGGAAGGAGTAGTTGAAGTGATCTTAGAGGAAGACTCAACTATGGAGGGTGTGCAAACAGAGTCAGCAGAGAATGTTGAGGCCTCTAATAAATCCAATGAACAAAATAAGGGTACTAAAGCTTCCTATAAGGATATGGTGATGGCTAACGGCTTAGGGGACTCTTTGAATCCTGAAGAAATTGTTCAGATGGTTTCTGAAGATTATGAATCTGACTTCGAGAAGGATAGACTTGCAGAAGAACCCCTAGCTCCCTTCAATCCCAAACCTGTTATCGAAGTGTCCCTAGAGGAATACGATGAATG TCTCCCTTTTATGGAGAAATGGGTAACCAGAAGATGGGCGAAGCAAAGCACCATCAACGTAACGGATCTGGAGGAAAACTTTTTCTTGATTCGTTTCCATGCTCAGGAGGACTATGCCTACGCCCTCTTCGAAGGGCCTTGGATGATTGCTGATCACTACCTTTTGGTCCAAAGATGGAGACCTCTTTTCTTTCCTCACGAGATGGGAATCCAAAAAGTAGTTGTCTGGGTCCGCATCCCTAACCTACCAGCAGAACTTTACAACAGATTTTTTCTAGGAAAACTGGGTAACTCCCTGGGCACTATGTTGAAAATCGACGGCCATACGTCTATACACTCCAGAGGAAAGTTCGCTCAGATTTTTGTTGAGGTGGACCTTAGGCAGCAACTTGTTCCTTCTTTCTCTGCTCTAGGTAAGGATTTCCGCCTGGAGTATAAAGGTCTTCACTTAATCTGCTTTAACTGTGGAAGATATGGCCACAGAAAGGACGATTGCCCAGAGTTGAGTATATCGGGCACAAACGCAGTCTCCATACCAGAAAGCTCACCCTCAGATCTGTCGGAATACTCCACCGACAAACGGCCAGAACAACCACATGCCAAGGAGGATCAGAATCAGAGTCAGAAAGGGAAAGAGCGGATAGAGAGCGAGAATCTCGATGCAAATCAGGAAAATAATGGCCAAGATATTAGCAAGGATACACCACAAATCATGGCAATTAAGGATTAG
- the LOC130962148 gene encoding putative disease resistance protein At3g14460 isoform X2, producing the protein MHDLLHALAMFCAGVFYVRGHELGNGAMIDSKTRHVSFDVEGNFAVKKFLEACDNLKYPRTFLMDFLPLSQFSKEIAPSIWRLLSKLERLRVLSFGRFPLESLANSIDKLIHLRYLDLSESSIKILPESLGNLYNLQTLKLRNCRRLEMLPSSMQHLVNLRHLDVRGTNLKEMPKGMSRLKQLQFLSSFVVGRNEENGIMELGGLASIHGSLTIAKIENVINPSEARMARMPEKKHINILKLRWLSDNSIDSQNEREILAELQPQTNLKELSIKGYRGTRFPEWIGHSCYQYMTDLKLKGCSNCCMLPSLGQLVSLKHLNISDFDSLETIGEDFYMDHSAHSSCIEPFPSLESLIFNYMPSWKIWHSFEFAVFPRLKELEIWECPMLVGDFPHHLRSLEKLTIFECNNLACSLPRGPAIRELLIDGKQNVRMQELPPSLLSLAIFGSQQVESVLEAITHNQPTCLQFLHIESCPLAISFPGTCLPHSLKRLEIYDCTKLEFPMQQQHNWLQSLEICDSCDSMSSFPLVVFPNVTKLSITRCKNMRSLEVSPSHDVVFPCLRDLTICGCPNFVSLLSQTWNNEFSSLQNLTVPTLPSLHQLTISCCASFVFFSAIRLAAPQLEHLKIHFCPEVDSFQDLPPKLRDLQIEGCEKAVRCLASSTILQSSSLIFLLIRGACESVKSFPREGCLPVSLESLQLDGFPSLETLDCNGLLHLTSLKTLSINDCPNLKNMAGERLPASLAKLSINGCPLLSKFFQTKDPLVWPKISLIHKIEVDDRQIS; encoded by the coding sequence ATGCATGATCTTCTGCATGCTTTAGCAATGTTCTGTGCTGGTGTGTTCTATGTTAGAGGGCATGAACTTGGGAATGGAGCTATGATTGATAGTAAAACCCGTCATGTTTCATTTGATGTTGAAGGTAATTTTGcagttaaaaaatttttggaagcatgtgataatttaaaatatccAAGGACATTTTTAATGGATTTCCTTCCCTTGTCACAATTCTCAAAGGAAATAGCACCCTCTATATGGCGTTTACTGTCAAAGCTGGAGCGCTTAAGAGTTTTGTCATTTGGACGGTTTCCTCTTGAATCATTGGCCAATTCTATAGACAAACTGATTCATTTGCGATATTTGGATCTTTCTGAATCATCTATAAAGATATTACCCGAGTCACTGGGTAATCTGTATAATCTACAAACATTGAAGTTGAGAAATTGTAGAAGACTAGAAATGCTTCCTTCCAGCATGCAACATCTTGTAAATTTGCGCCATCTTGATGTGAGAGGAACTAATTTAAAAGAGATGCCAAAAGGGATGAGCAGATTAAAACAATTGCAGTTTTTAAGTTCCTTTGTTGTTGGCAGGAATGAAGAGAATGGGATTATGGAATTGGGAGGACTTGCAAGCATTCATGGGTCACTCACCATTGCCAAGATAGAAAATGTTATCAACCCTAGTGAAGCTAGAATGGCAAGGATGCCTGAAAAGAAGCACATCAACATTTTAAAATTGAGGTGGTTATCCGATAATAGTATTGATTCTCAAAATGAAAGAGAAATACTTGCCGAGTTACAACCTCAGACAAATCTGAAGGAGTTATCAATCAAGGGTTACAGGGGTACAAGGTTTCCGGAATGGATAGGGCACTCTTGCTATCAATATATGACTGACTTAAAGCTGAAGGGATGTAGTAATTGTTGTATGCTTCCTTCACTTGGACAGTTAGTCTCTTTGAAGCACTTGAATATTTCAGATTTTGACAGCTTGGAGACTATTGGTGAAGATTTTTACATGGATCATAGCGCACATTCTTCTTGTATAGAACCTTTTCCATCCCTTGAAAGTTTGATATTTAATTACATGCCTTCATGGAAGATATGGCATTCGTTTGAGTTTGCTGTTTTTCCTCGACTTAAGGAGCTTGAAATATGGGAGTGTCCTATGTTGGTGGGAGATTTTCCGCATCATCTTCGCTCTTTAGAAAAACTTACAATTTTTGAATGCAATAATCTTGCTTGTTCTCTCCCAAGAGGTCCTGCTATTCGAGAATTACTAATCGATGGCAAACAGAATGTAAGAATGCAGGAGCTACCACCTTCGCTGCTCTCCCTTGCAATTTTTGGAAGTCAGCAGGTGGAATCTGTGTTGGAGGCCATCACACATAACCAACCAACTTGTCTCCAATTCTTACACATCGAAAGCTGCCCCTTGGCCATATCGTTTCCAGGGACTTGTTTGCCCCATTCGTTGAAAAGGTTGGAAATCTATGATTGTACAAAACTAGAGTTCCCAATGCAGCAACAACACAATTGGCTACAGTCACTAGAAATTTGTGACAGCTGTGATTCAATGTCATCCTTTCCATTGGTAGTTTTTCCAAATGTCACCAAACTCAGCATCACAAGATGTAAAAACATGAGATCTCTTGAGGTGTCCCCATCACATGATGTTGTTTTTCCATGTCTTCGTGATTTAACCATCTGTGGATGCCCCAACTTTGTATCCTTGCTGTCTCAAACATGGAATAACGAGTTTTCAAGTCTTCAAAATTTAACAGTCCCTACTCTTCCAAGTCTCCATCAATTAACAATCTCGTGCTGTGCAAGTTTTGTATTCTTCTCTGCCATAAGGTTGGCTGCCCCACAGTTAGAACATCTCAAGATACATTTTTGCCCAGAAGTTGATTCATTCCAAGATCTGCCGCCTAAGTTGAGAGATCTGCAGATTGAAGGATGCGAGAAAGCAGTGAGGTGCTTAGCATCATCGACAATCTTGCAAAGTTCCAGTCTTATCTTTCTTCTGATAAGAGGTGCATGTGAAAGTGTGAAGTCCTTTCCAAGAGAGGGTTGCCTGCCTGTCTCCCTTGAGTCTCTGCAACTGGATGGCTTTCCTAGTCTGGAGACATTGGATTGCAATGGGCTTCTCCATCTTACCTCCCTCAAAACATTGAGTATTAATGATTGTCCCAACTTGAAGAACATGGCAGGAGAAAGGCTGCCTGCTTCTCTAGCAAAACTCTCTATCAATGGATGCCCATTGTTGAGCAAATTCTTCCAAACGAAGGACCCGCTGGTTTGGCCCAAAATTTCCTTGATTCACAAGATTGAAGTTGATGATAGACAGATTTCATGA
- the LOC130962148 gene encoding putative disease resistance protein At3g14460 isoform X1, translating into MFCAGVFYVRGHELGNGAMIDSKTRHVSFDVEGNFAVKKFLEACDNLKYPRTFLMDFLPLSQFSKEIAPSIWRLLSKLERLRVLSFGRFPLESLANSIDKLIHLRYLDLSESSIKILPESLGNLYNLQTLKLRNCRRLEMLPSSMQHLVNLRHLDVRGTNLKEMPKGMSRLKQLQFLSSFVVGRNEENGIMELGGLASIHGSLTIAKIENVINPSEARMARMPEKKHINILKLRWLSDNSIDSQNEREILAELQPQTNLKELSIKGYRGTRFPEWIGHSCYQYMTDLKLKGCSNCCMLPSLGQLVSLKHLNISDFDSLETIGEDFYMDHSAHSSCIEPFPSLESLIFNYMPSWKIWHSFEFAVFPRLKELEIWECPMLVGDFPHHLRSLEKLTIFECNNLACSLPRGPAIRELLIDGKQNVRMQELPPSLLSLAIFGSQQVESVLEAITHNQPTCLQFLHIESCPLAISFPGTCLPHSLKRLEIYDCTKLEFPMQQQHNWLQSLEICDSCDSMSSFPLVVFPNVTKLSITRCKNMRSLEVSPSHDVVFPCLRDLTICGCPNFVSLLSQTWNNEFSSLQNLTVPTLPSLHQLTISCCASFVFFSAIRLAAPQLEHLKIHFCPEVDSFQDLPPKLRDLQIEGCEKAVRCLASSTILQSSSLIFLLIRGACESVKSFPREGCLPVSLESLQLDGFPSLETLDCNGLLHLTSLKTLSINDCPNLKNMAGERLPASLAKLSINGCPLLSKFFQTKDPLVWPKISLIHKIEVDDRQIS; encoded by the coding sequence ATGTTCTGTGCTGGTGTGTTCTATGTTAGAGGGCATGAACTTGGGAATGGAGCTATGATTGATAGTAAAACCCGTCATGTTTCATTTGATGTTGAAGGTAATTTTGcagttaaaaaatttttggaagcatgtgataatttaaaatatccAAGGACATTTTTAATGGATTTCCTTCCCTTGTCACAATTCTCAAAGGAAATAGCACCCTCTATATGGCGTTTACTGTCAAAGCTGGAGCGCTTAAGAGTTTTGTCATTTGGACGGTTTCCTCTTGAATCATTGGCCAATTCTATAGACAAACTGATTCATTTGCGATATTTGGATCTTTCTGAATCATCTATAAAGATATTACCCGAGTCACTGGGTAATCTGTATAATCTACAAACATTGAAGTTGAGAAATTGTAGAAGACTAGAAATGCTTCCTTCCAGCATGCAACATCTTGTAAATTTGCGCCATCTTGATGTGAGAGGAACTAATTTAAAAGAGATGCCAAAAGGGATGAGCAGATTAAAACAATTGCAGTTTTTAAGTTCCTTTGTTGTTGGCAGGAATGAAGAGAATGGGATTATGGAATTGGGAGGACTTGCAAGCATTCATGGGTCACTCACCATTGCCAAGATAGAAAATGTTATCAACCCTAGTGAAGCTAGAATGGCAAGGATGCCTGAAAAGAAGCACATCAACATTTTAAAATTGAGGTGGTTATCCGATAATAGTATTGATTCTCAAAATGAAAGAGAAATACTTGCCGAGTTACAACCTCAGACAAATCTGAAGGAGTTATCAATCAAGGGTTACAGGGGTACAAGGTTTCCGGAATGGATAGGGCACTCTTGCTATCAATATATGACTGACTTAAAGCTGAAGGGATGTAGTAATTGTTGTATGCTTCCTTCACTTGGACAGTTAGTCTCTTTGAAGCACTTGAATATTTCAGATTTTGACAGCTTGGAGACTATTGGTGAAGATTTTTACATGGATCATAGCGCACATTCTTCTTGTATAGAACCTTTTCCATCCCTTGAAAGTTTGATATTTAATTACATGCCTTCATGGAAGATATGGCATTCGTTTGAGTTTGCTGTTTTTCCTCGACTTAAGGAGCTTGAAATATGGGAGTGTCCTATGTTGGTGGGAGATTTTCCGCATCATCTTCGCTCTTTAGAAAAACTTACAATTTTTGAATGCAATAATCTTGCTTGTTCTCTCCCAAGAGGTCCTGCTATTCGAGAATTACTAATCGATGGCAAACAGAATGTAAGAATGCAGGAGCTACCACCTTCGCTGCTCTCCCTTGCAATTTTTGGAAGTCAGCAGGTGGAATCTGTGTTGGAGGCCATCACACATAACCAACCAACTTGTCTCCAATTCTTACACATCGAAAGCTGCCCCTTGGCCATATCGTTTCCAGGGACTTGTTTGCCCCATTCGTTGAAAAGGTTGGAAATCTATGATTGTACAAAACTAGAGTTCCCAATGCAGCAACAACACAATTGGCTACAGTCACTAGAAATTTGTGACAGCTGTGATTCAATGTCATCCTTTCCATTGGTAGTTTTTCCAAATGTCACCAAACTCAGCATCACAAGATGTAAAAACATGAGATCTCTTGAGGTGTCCCCATCACATGATGTTGTTTTTCCATGTCTTCGTGATTTAACCATCTGTGGATGCCCCAACTTTGTATCCTTGCTGTCTCAAACATGGAATAACGAGTTTTCAAGTCTTCAAAATTTAACAGTCCCTACTCTTCCAAGTCTCCATCAATTAACAATCTCGTGCTGTGCAAGTTTTGTATTCTTCTCTGCCATAAGGTTGGCTGCCCCACAGTTAGAACATCTCAAGATACATTTTTGCCCAGAAGTTGATTCATTCCAAGATCTGCCGCCTAAGTTGAGAGATCTGCAGATTGAAGGATGCGAGAAAGCAGTGAGGTGCTTAGCATCATCGACAATCTTGCAAAGTTCCAGTCTTATCTTTCTTCTGATAAGAGGTGCATGTGAAAGTGTGAAGTCCTTTCCAAGAGAGGGTTGCCTGCCTGTCTCCCTTGAGTCTCTGCAACTGGATGGCTTTCCTAGTCTGGAGACATTGGATTGCAATGGGCTTCTCCATCTTACCTCCCTCAAAACATTGAGTATTAATGATTGTCCCAACTTGAAGAACATGGCAGGAGAAAGGCTGCCTGCTTCTCTAGCAAAACTCTCTATCAATGGATGCCCATTGTTGAGCAAATTCTTCCAAACGAAGGACCCGCTGGTTTGGCCCAAAATTTCCTTGATTCACAAGATTGAAGTTGATGATAGACAGATTTCATGA
- the LOC130962149 gene encoding putative disease resistance RPP13-like protein 1, with the protein MGIDLFEGAFLSSFLNVLFDRLSNPVVRKKVDQKLFQRLENILIVVEAVLNDAEKKQITDHAVKWWLENLQDSVYDADDLLDEIATKAAIQEDPGNFLSRIFNSKDRDMVVTRIEEVVATLEDIAKHKDILGLENIAAKNMSRRIPSTSLVSKSVIYGRDKDKEAIVNLLLDDTRDGKISTIVIVGMGGIGKTTLAKLVYNDDRVGEKFDFKAWVSVGEIFDIVEVTKRILEEAWMSPSNTHDLKLLQHHLKERLKGKKFLVVLDDIFRLHWDAWEVFQSPFQYGSGGSKILVTSCDNEVASLTSAVPAYKLSLLSDENCWLVFAKHAGLSTKSPNYLALEKVGRKIVTKCTGLPLAAETLGGLLRTNQNVEDWNSVLKSKIWGFATGKADIFHALLVRYHQLPSYLKRCVVYCSLYPDGYIFKRDQLISLWMAEDLLPPPKRGSTLEETGYECFNVLT; encoded by the coding sequence ATGGGTATAGACCTTTTTGAAGGAGCTTTTCTCTCGTCCTTTCTCAATGTTCTTTTTGACCGGCTGTCTAATCCTGTGGTGAGGAAGAAGGTTGACCAGAAGCTGTTTCAAAGGCTAGAGAACATTCTGATTGTGGTTGAAGCTGTGCTGAATGATGCTGAGAAGAAACAGATCACTGACCATGCTGTCAAGTGGTGGCTTGAAAATCTTCAAGATTCTGTCTATGATGCTGATGACTTGTTGGATGAAATTGCCACCAAAGCTGCCATTCAAGAGGATCCAGGTAACTTCCTGTCTCGTATCTTCAATTCAAAGGATAGGGATATGGTTGTTACTAGGATTGAAGAAGTCGTTGCTACACTAGAGGATATTGCGAAACACAAAGATATCCTTGGTCTGGAAAATATTGCAGCCAAGAATATGTCCCGGAGGATTCCCTCAACATCTCTCGTTTCAAAGTCTGTTATATATGGTAGGGACAAAGACAAGGAGGCCATAGTAAACTTGTTGTTGGATGATACAAGGGATGGTAAAATATCTACGATCGTCATTGTTGGCATGGGTGGGATTGGAAAAACCACTTTAGCTAAATTGGTTTACAACGATGACAGAGTAGGggaaaaatttgattttaaagcATGGGTTAGTGTTGGTGAAATATTTGATATTGTTGAGGTGACAAAGAGGATACTAGAGGAAGCATGGATGAGCCCTTCTAATACTCATGACTTAAAATTACTTCAACATCATTTGAAGGAGAGGTTGAAAGGGAAGAAGTTTTTAGTTGTTTTGGATGACATATTTCGCCTTCATTGGGATGCTTGGGAGGTGTTTCAATCTCCTTTTCAATATGGAAGTGGTGGAAGTAAAATACTTGTGACAAGCTGTGATAATGAGGTTGCTTCTCTGACGAGTGCTGTTCCAGCTTACAAATTGAGTTTGTTGTCCGATGAAAATTGTTGGTTGGTATTTGCAAAACATGCAGGCCTTTCTACCAAATCCCCAAACTATTTAGCTTTAGAAAAGGTTGGCAGAAAGATTGTCACAAAGTGTACTGGATTACCGTTGGCTGCTGAAACACTGGGAGGGTTATTAAGAACAAACCAAAATGTAGAGGATTGGAATTCTGTACTGAAGAGCAAAATTTGGGGATTCGCTACCGGAAAGGCTGacatttttcatgcattattggTTAGGTATCATCAACTCCCTTCATATTTGAAGCGTTGCGTTGTTTATTGTTCTTTGTATCCCGACggttatatttttaaaagagatCAATTAATATCATTGTGGATGGCTGAAGATCTTTTGCCACCACCAAAGAGGGGAAGCACTTTAGAAGAGACTGGTTATGAATGCTTTAATGTTCTAACTTAA
- the LOC130963560 gene encoding uncharacterized protein LOC130963560, translating into MAEIWNKSETCKQGDHQDYWRSFSYMLREQAKVHREGGYVPIAGEVPSTIFEEGMTPQTGPSSLRADPQPITNHTFDPGDIPYHNNSGSEHMVEDQPSSKVENVIKRMGFDAWTISEAEGFSGGIWCLWNKDVWDVQVICIHKQLIHCKVSWNKEEPWFLTAIYGSPNPTIRRDLWYMLEEIANLTIGPWCIGGNFNAIKSAQDSGGSSNLSSDTNKFIDCMCNCGMMEVEFSGPLFTWQRGHIKRRLDRVLSNFEWTQLFQAAGVKHLPKLKSNHLPILIDFQHTIQDNSNKPFRLLAPWLLHDDYSNLVNDAWNPNDSLIDNINSFTNRAKAWNRETFGNIFRKKSGIIARLEGINKSPSFQSNPFLEKLQKELWSEYENIVVQEESYWFQMSRCNIIKFGDKNYTYFHLKANGRRRKNRIKSLKIDNENWSDNPNVLKALEVDFFKNLFSADTNSNLLSSFPISGNFPALSEEERQLIAKEPIDEEIKAAVFNMGGWKAPGADGLPPKFFQHSWDKVGATVCSWVKEVFTNPSSISSVNQTLISLIPKIDTPETFAHFRPISLCNVCYKIVTKMLASRLKPFMTKLLSNTQSNFIPRRTCADNIIITQEVVHSMRIKKDDLIIFAKADNSQISVIKEALEIFCSSSGQSINYDKSCVFFSSNIHHSVKVDLSNNLGISLTSNLGKYLGVPLIHEHRIQHHFQFILDKMQKRLNSWNNKSLSLAGRCTLAHSTLASIPSYAMQTMKIPVAVCEKIDKICRNFIWGSDVNRRKVHPISWDNICKPKSEGGLGFRTAKENNKLFLMKLAWMLINNKESLWVKVLRSKYGCGEALLPKVKQKNSSSNTWQGIVKIWNDFRPHLIWRIGDGKEVAFWSDQWIAGIPKLSDLALEDIHSVIKDKVVDYENSDGTWKLNILNQILPSEAIDMIRSIQAP; encoded by the exons ATGGCAGAAATCTGGAACAAATCAGAAACATGTAAACAAGGTGATCATCAAGACTATTGGAGGAGTTTTAGCTACATGCTAAGGGAACAAGCAAAAGTCCACAGAGAAGGAGGGTATGTACCCATTGCCGGAGAAGTTCCAAGTACTATCTTCGAAGAAGGAATGACACCTCAGACAGGTCCATCCTCTTTGAGAGCTGATCCTCAACCTATCACAAACCACACTTTCGATCCAGGAGACATTCCCTATCATAACAATTCAGGATCTGAACACATGGTGGAAGATCAACCAA GTTCTAAAGTAGAAAATGTTATTAAAAGAATGGGTTTTGACGCTTGGACCATCAGTGAGGCGGAAGGATTCTCTGGAGGTATTTGGTGCCTCTGGAATAAAGATGTCTGGGATGTCCAAGTGATATGCATTCACAAGCAACTAATCCATTGCAAGGTTTCTTGGAATAAAGAAGAGCCCTGGTTCCTCACGGCTATATACGGTAGCCCTAATCCAACTATCAGAAGGGATCTGTGGTATATGTTAGAGGAAATTGCTAACCTTACAATTGGGCCTTGGTGTATCGGCGGCAATTTTAATGCTATTAAATCTGCCCAAGACTCTGGGGGGAGCTCCAACCTTTCCTCAGATACCAACAAATTTATTGATTGCATGTGTAACTGTGGCATGATGGAGGTTGAGTTTTCTGGTCCTCTCTTTACATGGCAGCGGGGTCACATCAAGAGAAGGCTAGATAGAGTTCTAAGCAACTTTGAGTGGACTCAACTTTTTCAGGCAGCAGGAGTTAAACATCTACCAAAGTTGAAATCGAACCATCTACCTATTTTGATAGATTTCCAACACACTATCCAGGATAACTCTAACAAACCTTTCCGTCTTCTTGCCCCTTGGTTACTTCATGATGATTACTCTAATCTTGTTAATGATGCATGGAATCCGAATGACTCGTTGATTGATAATATTAACTCCTTTACTAATAGAGCTAAAGCTTGGAATAGAGAGACTTTTGGAAATATTTTCAGGAAAAAAAGTGGCATTATTGCCCGTTTAGAAGGCATCAATAAAAGTCCCTCATTTCAAAGTAACCCCTTTCTTGAAAAACTTCAGAAAGAACTCTGGAGTGAATATGAGAATATTGTTGTTCAAGAGGAGAGTTACTGGTTTCAAATGTCCAGATGCAACATTATCAAATTTGGGGACAAAAATTATACTTACTTCCATCTTAAAGCTAATGGCAGGAGAAGGAAGAATAGAATTAAATCTCTAAAAATTGATAATGAAAATTGGTCTGATAATCCGAATGTTCTTAAAGctctagaagtggatttttttaaaaatcttttttcagCTGACACTAACTCTAACCTTTTATCGTCGTTTCCTATCTCAGGTAACTTTCCAGCCCTATCTGAGGAAGAGAGGCAGCTTATTGCTAAAGAACCTATTGATGAAGAAATTAAAGCTGCTGTTTTTAATATGGGTGGCTGGAAAGCTCCAGGAGCAGATGGTCTACCCCCAAAGTTTTTTCAGCACTCTTGGGATAAAGTTGGAGCTACTGTTTGTAGCTGGGTTAAAGAGGTCTTCACTAACCCATCCAGCATAAGCAGTGTCAACCAAACTCTTATTTCTCTAATTCCCAAAATTGATACCCCTGAGACTTTTGCTCATTTTCGGCCCATAAGTTTGTGCAACGTCTGCTATAAAATAGTAACCAAAATGCTGGCTTCCAGATTAAAGCCTTTTATGACAAAACTCCTCTCGAATACTCAATCCAATTTTATTCCTAGAAGAACTTGTGCTGACAATATCATCATCACTCAGGAAGTGGTTCACTCTATGAGAATCAAAAAAG ATGACTTGATCATTtttgccaaagcggacaatagcCAAATTAGTGTTATCAAGGAGGCTCTGGAAATTTTTTGCAGCAGCTCAGGCCAAAGCATCAACTATGATAAATCTTGTGTTTTCTTCTCCAGCAACATTCATCACTCTGTGAAAGTTGATTTGAGCAACAACCTAGGTATCTCCCTAACATCCAATTTAGGTAAATACCTAGGTGTTCCTCTCATTCATGAGCACCGAATTCAGCACCATTTCCAATTCATTTTGGACAAAATGCAAAAAAGACTAAACAGCTGGAATAACAAGTCTCTATCTCTAGCAGGCAGGTGCACTTTGGCACACTCAACTCTTGCATCCATCCCTAGCTATGCAATGCAAACCATGAAGATCCCAGTGGCTGTTTGtgaaaaaattgataaaatttgTCGCAATTTTATTTGGGGGTCGGATGTTAATAGGAGAAAGGTTCATCCCATCAGCTGGGACAATATATGCAAACCTAAGAGTGAAGGGGGGCTGGGCTTTAGGACGgcaaaagaaaacaacaagCTTTTCCTTATGAAGCTAGCGTGGATGCTTATTAACAACAAAGAATCTCTTTGGGTGAAAGTTCTTCGCAGTAAGTATGGCTGTGGGGAAGCTCTGTTGCCTAAAGTAAAACAGAAGAATAGTAGCTCTAATACGTGGCAAGGTATCGTTAAAATATGGAATGACTTCAGACCTCACCTTATTTGGAGGATAGGAGACGGTAAAGAGGTGGCTTTCTGGTCAGATCAATGGATAGCAGGAATTCCTAAACTCAGTGATTTAGCTCTAGAAGATATCCATTCCGTCATTAAAGACAAGGTGGTTGATTATGAAAACTCAGACGGTACCTGGAAGCTTAACATTCTGAACCAAATTCTACCTAGTGAAGCTATTGATATGATAAGATCAATTCAGGCACCCTAA